A part of Kitasatospora acidiphila genomic DNA contains:
- a CDS encoding histidine phosphatase family protein, with the protein MAVEIVYETHSTTVDNEAGIATGWLPGRLSALGRRQAAELGERRRTGGFAAVFTSDLDRAVETARIAFPDGQPPLHQDVRLRECNYGDLNGTPVARIAAQRTRRIDDPFPGGQSYRN; encoded by the coding sequence ATGGCCGTAGAGATCGTCTACGAGACACACTCCACCACCGTCGACAACGAGGCGGGCATCGCCACCGGCTGGCTCCCCGGCCGGCTCTCGGCACTCGGCCGCCGCCAGGCCGCGGAACTCGGCGAACGCCGACGCACCGGCGGCTTCGCCGCAGTCTTCACCTCCGACCTCGACCGGGCCGTGGAGACAGCACGGATCGCGTTCCCGGATGGCCAGCCACCGCTCCACCAGGACGTCCGGCTGCGCGAGTGCAACTACGGCGACCTCAACGGAACCCCGGTCGCCAGGATCGCCGCCCAACGGACCCGCCGCATCGACGATCCCTTCCCCGGCGGCCAGAGCTACCGGAACTAA
- a CDS encoding ArsR/SmtB family transcription factor yields MTSPARTGEPDIARVAGLFANGTRARILMALAGGGSLPASVLAEHAGVTPQAASTQLNRLSRAGLITVRPSGRNRYYELADRRIAELMESLAALAPAQPVARTLRASSRSAALRRARVCYDHTAGLLGVTITEALLNSGALVPVGGTEPTADQTAESEHPYRLGPAAIPVLTGLGVPESHLADDQERPLLSFCLDWTEQRHHLAGRLGADLLDVFSTAGWITRAANTRALHLTSAGEDELARRLGMRSSGAAPAAHP; encoded by the coding sequence ATGACCTCCCCCGCGCGCACCGGCGAACCCGACATCGCCCGGGTGGCGGGCTTGTTCGCCAACGGCACCCGTGCCCGCATCCTCATGGCGCTCGCCGGAGGCGGCAGCCTGCCCGCGAGCGTGCTGGCGGAGCACGCGGGCGTCACTCCCCAGGCCGCCAGCACCCAGCTGAACCGGCTCAGCCGGGCCGGGCTGATCACCGTCCGGCCGTCGGGGCGGAACCGCTACTACGAGCTCGCCGACCGCCGGATCGCCGAGCTGATGGAGAGCCTGGCCGCGCTCGCCCCTGCCCAGCCGGTGGCGCGGACGCTCCGCGCCAGCAGCCGCAGTGCGGCGCTGCGGCGGGCTCGCGTCTGCTACGACCACACCGCCGGGCTGCTCGGGGTCACCATCACCGAGGCCCTGCTGAACAGCGGCGCGCTGGTCCCCGTGGGTGGCACCGAGCCGACTGCCGATCAGACCGCGGAGTCGGAGCACCCGTATCGGCTCGGCCCGGCCGCGATACCGGTGCTGACCGGCCTCGGGGTGCCGGAGAGCCACCTCGCCGACGATCAGGAGCGCCCGCTGCTGAGCTTCTGCCTGGACTGGACCGAGCAACGGCACCACCTGGCCGGGCGTCTCGGCGCGGACCTGCTCGATGTCTTCAGCACCGCCGGATGGATCACCCGGGCAGCCAATACCCGTGCTCTGCACCTGACTTCGGCCGGTGAGGACGAGCTGGCCCGCCGGCTCGGCATGCGCAGCAGCGGTGCCGCACCCGCCGCGCACCCGTAG
- a CDS encoding helix-turn-helix domain-containing protein, translated as MPPRSNPTARQQRLGVELRKLREAAGMSTEQAAAVLATNRTVITNTEAGRHGISPERVRRLACNYDCTDSALVEALVRMASDRTVGWWEEYRGILPPTFLDIAELEWFARRLRMSTMTHIPGPFQTEAYARALFAAAIPELPPEEFDTRVAHRVQRRQVLDRVDPPSYVAIIHEAALRIEVGGRKALRDQLWNILELSERDTVTIQVIPFSAGAFPGSGQTILYAAADVPSLDVVQLDRAIVAEFLHVEAQLRKFALQLDQMERVALSPEETRSLIHSIAREL; from the coding sequence ATGCCACCCAGGAGTAATCCGACGGCCCGTCAGCAACGCCTCGGAGTCGAGCTTCGCAAGCTGCGTGAGGCTGCAGGGATGTCCACGGAGCAGGCAGCCGCGGTGCTGGCCACGAACCGGACCGTGATCACGAACACCGAGGCGGGTCGACACGGCATCAGCCCCGAGCGGGTACGGCGATTGGCGTGCAACTACGACTGCACGGACTCGGCGTTGGTCGAGGCGCTCGTGCGAATGGCTAGCGATCGCACGGTTGGATGGTGGGAGGAGTACCGGGGGATCCTGCCGCCGACGTTCCTGGACATCGCCGAACTTGAGTGGTTCGCGCGGCGGCTCCGGATGAGCACCATGACTCACATCCCGGGTCCATTCCAGACGGAGGCGTACGCACGCGCCCTGTTCGCGGCGGCGATTCCAGAGCTTCCGCCAGAGGAGTTCGATACTCGGGTGGCGCACCGAGTTCAACGGCGCCAGGTGCTTGATCGAGTCGACCCACCATCGTACGTGGCCATAATTCATGAGGCAGCGCTGCGCATTGAGGTTGGTGGCCGGAAGGCACTGCGCGATCAGTTGTGGAACATCTTGGAACTGTCTGAGCGGGACACCGTTACGATTCAGGTCATCCCGTTCTCGGCGGGAGCGTTCCCCGGCTCGGGGCAGACCATTCTCTATGCCGCAGCTGATGTACCGAGTCTGGACGTCGTGCAACTTGACCGTGCGATCGTCGCAGAGTTCCTGCATGTTGAAGCGCAACTGCGAAAGTTCGCGCTCCAGTTGGATCAGATGGAGCGGGTTGCGTTGTCGCCTGAGGAGACCCGTAGCCTGATCCACAGCATCGCACGCGAGCTATAG
- a CDS encoding 2,3-diphosphoglycerate synthetase: protein MERDVNGEIVVADHPGHGPLPGGHMIGGLTSPLAGKRVLALVDGEHYPEVVRETLSTLPCRVVGAMLVGGAEKLRGTPDFGAPLLTGTIADAVSACGADLVLDLSDEPVVGGPERMAYAVRAMACGVAYMGADFYFEPPRLAPFALPSIGIAGTGKRIGKTAVSGHTARLLAGRWNVVVVAMGRGGPAAPEVVTAPPGLTDLLALSRSGRHAASDYIEDAVLAGVATVGARRCGGGFAAAPFASNVEAAAEMAAQLSPDLVLFEGSGTVLPPVEVRRRILVVGGEQDPDRVLGYLGAYRLLVSDLVVLTLPDPQLDVRAMRTALRQIRDVPLIAAALRPRPVSDVSGRRVAFFTTAAPHLLPGMIDHLRTRYGTCVVHATGALADRNRLQAELAEVDADVYLVELKAAAIDVVAEHAEQRGIPVVFCDTEVSPLPGEPCFDQVVLALADEALRGDPPRSGLGWR, encoded by the coding sequence GTGGAGCGCGACGTCAACGGCGAGATAGTAGTCGCCGATCACCCTGGCCACGGCCCGCTCCCCGGAGGTCACATGATCGGCGGACTGACGTCACCCCTGGCGGGAAAGCGGGTCCTCGCCCTGGTTGACGGGGAGCACTATCCCGAGGTGGTCCGGGAAACGCTGAGCACACTGCCCTGCCGGGTAGTGGGTGCCATGCTCGTCGGCGGGGCCGAAAAGCTGCGGGGGACACCGGACTTCGGCGCGCCGCTCCTGACCGGGACCATCGCGGACGCCGTGTCAGCCTGCGGGGCCGATCTGGTCCTCGACTTGTCGGACGAGCCGGTGGTCGGCGGTCCGGAGCGGATGGCGTACGCGGTTCGCGCGATGGCGTGCGGAGTCGCGTACATGGGAGCGGACTTCTACTTCGAACCGCCACGGCTGGCTCCGTTCGCGCTCCCGTCCATCGGCATCGCCGGCACGGGCAAGCGCATCGGTAAGACCGCCGTGAGCGGGCACACCGCGCGCTTGCTGGCCGGGCGGTGGAACGTCGTGGTCGTCGCCATGGGCCGCGGCGGCCCTGCCGCCCCCGAGGTGGTGACCGCTCCACCGGGCCTGACCGACCTCCTGGCGCTGTCCCGCTCTGGCCGACACGCCGCGTCCGACTACATTGAGGACGCGGTACTCGCCGGAGTGGCCACTGTAGGGGCACGACGTTGCGGCGGCGGCTTCGCGGCCGCTCCGTTCGCCTCGAACGTCGAGGCGGCGGCCGAGATGGCGGCGCAGCTCTCGCCGGATCTCGTTCTGTTCGAGGGCAGCGGGACCGTCCTGCCACCGGTGGAGGTGCGCCGGCGGATCCTGGTGGTCGGGGGCGAGCAGGACCCCGACCGGGTGCTCGGCTATCTGGGCGCGTACCGCCTCCTGGTGTCCGACCTGGTGGTTCTCACCCTGCCGGATCCGCAGCTCGATGTCCGGGCCATGCGCACGGCCCTCCGCCAGATCCGGGACGTTCCGCTGATCGCGGCCGCACTTCGTCCGCGACCGGTCTCGGACGTGTCGGGGCGTCGCGTCGCATTCTTCACAACTGCCGCACCACACCTGCTGCCTGGAATGATCGACCACCTGCGGACGAGATACGGCACCTGTGTGGTCCACGCCACAGGTGCCCTTGCGGACCGGAACCGGCTGCAGGCCGAACTCGCGGAAGTGGACGCGGACGTGTACCTGGTGGAGCTCAAGGCGGCCGCCATCGACGTCGTCGCCGAACATGCCGAGCAGCGCGGCATTCCGGTGGTGTTCTGCGACACCGAGGTGAGTCCGCTACCCGGCGAACCTTGCTTCGATCAGGTCGTCCTCGCACTGGCGGATGAGGCCCTTCGCGGAGATCCGCCACGATCGGGCCTCGGCTGGCGGTGA
- a CDS encoding MFS transporter, protein MNETVHAVPPPGRPTPQPATSGARLRRRVLAATGVSYVVVLLDASIVNVALNGISGSLGTGIDGLQWVVNAYTLAFAGLLLTGGTLADRWGARRAYLAGLLLFTAASAGCGLATGLPMLAAGRAVQGLGAAVLVPAALKLINQAHPEPELRARAIGIWMSLGAVAMAAGPLIGGGLISWLGWRSIFFVNVPIGLAGVWLARTLADQPARSLPQRLDLVGQGSAVVALGLPIAALIQGRDWSPPLLWAAVAAAAVAAAAFIVTESRSPHPMLPLSLFRGRVFAGSTVVSATSALVFYGLLFVCGLYFQQIRGYSPFQAGLALLPLTATVAVGGFGSARAARLLGPRWSMCAAFGGYALGALGLLGATRSSPYWLALAPMAVIGLAGGFISPAATAPALGTVDTDRAGIAAAALNTARQSGSAVGVAAFGTLVTIVHPFTRGLHAVLCAITFASIAAAAVWAYTWRRSR, encoded by the coding sequence ATGAACGAGACAGTCCACGCCGTGCCGCCACCCGGGAGGCCGACGCCGCAGCCCGCGACGTCGGGCGCCCGGCTTCGTCGACGCGTGCTGGCGGCGACCGGTGTCAGCTATGTCGTCGTCCTGCTGGACGCGTCGATCGTGAACGTCGCACTGAACGGCATCTCCGGCAGCCTAGGCACCGGAATCGACGGCCTGCAGTGGGTGGTGAACGCCTACACGCTCGCCTTCGCCGGCCTGCTGCTGACCGGCGGCACCCTGGCGGACCGCTGGGGCGCCCGCCGGGCCTATCTGGCGGGCCTGCTGCTGTTCACCGCCGCATCCGCCGGCTGCGGCCTGGCGACCGGCCTTCCGATGCTGGCCGCCGGCCGGGCGGTACAGGGCCTTGGCGCAGCGGTCCTGGTACCGGCCGCCCTCAAACTGATCAACCAGGCCCATCCCGAGCCCGAGCTGCGAGCCCGGGCGATCGGGATCTGGATGTCGCTCGGCGCAGTCGCCATGGCCGCGGGGCCGTTGATCGGCGGCGGCCTGATCAGCTGGCTCGGCTGGCGCAGCATCTTCTTCGTCAATGTGCCCATCGGGCTGGCCGGAGTGTGGCTGGCGCGGACCCTTGCCGACCAGCCGGCCCGGTCGCTGCCGCAGCGCCTGGACCTGGTCGGGCAGGGGAGCGCGGTCGTAGCGCTCGGCCTGCCGATCGCCGCGCTCATCCAGGGCCGCGACTGGAGCCCGCCGCTGCTGTGGGCAGCCGTGGCGGCGGCCGCCGTGGCCGCGGCCGCCTTCATCGTCACCGAGAGCCGCAGTCCGCACCCGATGCTCCCGCTGTCGCTGTTCCGCGGCCGCGTGTTCGCGGGTTCCACGGTGGTCTCCGCGACCTCGGCGCTGGTCTTCTACGGTCTGCTGTTCGTCTGCGGCCTCTACTTCCAGCAGATCCGCGGCTACTCGCCGTTCCAGGCCGGGCTGGCGCTGCTGCCGCTGACCGCCACGGTCGCCGTCGGCGGCTTCGGCTCCGCCCGGGCGGCGCGGCTGCTCGGTCCGCGCTGGTCCATGTGCGCGGCCTTCGGCGGTTACGCGCTCGGGGCGCTGGGGCTGCTCGGCGCCACCCGCAGCTCGCCGTACTGGTTGGCGCTCGCGCCGATGGCGGTGATCGGGCTGGCCGGCGGATTCATCTCCCCGGCCGCCACCGCACCGGCCCTGGGCACCGTCGACACGGACCGCGCGGGCATCGCCGCGGCCGCGCTCAACACCGCCCGGCAGTCCGGATCGGCGGTCGGCGTCGCCGCCTTCGGCACACTCGTCACCATCGTCCACCCCTTCACCCGTGGACTGCACGCCGTTCTCTGCGCGATCACCTTCGCTTCCATCGCCGCGGCGGCCGTATGGGCGTACACCTGGCGGCGGTCACGCTAG
- a CDS encoding DUF2306 domain-containing protein, which produces MTTTAAAPTTPVTRARNGARVSWSVVLLTSLAVVGYAVGSYADVELPIRAGHQGLAATYAERPIAIQAAFYLHIGMAALALLVGPFQFFTVLRERFPAVHRWSGRLYVLGVGVGSVAAFVMSFFNSAAFDGFFGFGGLAVLWAWTTWRGYRAIRERDVPNHRAWMIRSFAITYAAVTLRAWLGVLIALQLATAHGTVDGTRVFDNAYAPLPFLAWLPNLVVAEFLIRRRGLPSYRLTPSEV; this is translated from the coding sequence ATGACCACCACCGCAGCCGCTCCCACCACCCCCGTCACGCGAGCCAGGAACGGCGCACGGGTGAGCTGGAGCGTCGTCCTGCTGACCTCCCTCGCAGTAGTCGGGTACGCCGTTGGAAGCTACGCCGATGTCGAACTCCCCATCAGAGCGGGGCACCAGGGGTTGGCCGCGACCTACGCCGAGCGCCCGATCGCCATCCAGGCCGCCTTCTACCTCCACATCGGGATGGCCGCGCTCGCGCTGCTGGTCGGCCCGTTCCAGTTCTTTACCGTGCTGCGCGAACGGTTCCCGGCCGTGCACCGCTGGAGCGGCCGGCTCTACGTCCTCGGGGTCGGTGTCGGATCGGTGGCCGCGTTCGTCATGTCCTTCTTCAACTCGGCGGCCTTCGACGGCTTCTTCGGGTTCGGCGGCCTCGCCGTGCTCTGGGCCTGGACCACCTGGCGCGGATACCGGGCCATCCGCGAGCGCGACGTGCCCAACCACCGTGCCTGGATGATCCGCAGCTTCGCCATCACCTACGCCGCCGTGACGCTCCGAGCCTGGCTCGGTGTCCTCATCGCCCTCCAACTGGCCACCGCGCACGGAACCGTCGACGGCACGCGCGTCTTCGACAACGCCTACGCCCCGCTGCCCTTCCTGGCCTGGCTGCCCAATCTCGTCGTCGCCGAGTTCCTCATCCGCCGGCGCGGACTTCCCTCCTACCGGCTCACCCCGTCTGAGGTCTGA
- a CDS encoding MBL fold metallo-hydrolase, giving the protein MRLISSGRHHATFEFGDLQVVSLRDGYIDMPPTRLRDEDGCPLDELPAAVPLVGDNLRLSVNAFFVTDGTRSLLIDTGASNAWHDPTMGLIYDALDEAGIDRAHVTDVAITHKHEDHVSGLIAPDGSEAFTKLERVWIGAGDTSVFTGRLEPIRDRVVPVSEKVAINDWTTAIPTPGHTPGHTVYHVRSGAGHLLAWGDTVHVPTLQFDQPNVSWELDGNQSQARAARAALLEQLTQPHHFVAGAHLDSPGIARVTASGDGYALEYLAPPIG; this is encoded by the coding sequence ATGCGTTTGATCTCAAGTGGCCGGCACCATGCCACGTTCGAGTTCGGCGATCTGCAGGTGGTCTCGTTACGAGACGGGTACATCGACATGCCGCCGACACGGCTCCGCGACGAGGACGGGTGCCCGCTCGATGAGCTGCCGGCCGCCGTCCCGCTTGTCGGCGACAACTTGCGGCTGTCGGTCAACGCCTTCTTCGTCACCGACGGCACGCGGTCGCTCCTCATCGACACCGGCGCGTCCAACGCCTGGCACGACCCCACCATGGGGCTGATCTACGACGCGCTCGACGAAGCGGGGATCGACCGCGCGCATGTCACCGATGTGGCCATCACCCACAAGCACGAAGACCACGTGAGCGGCCTGATCGCGCCGGACGGTTCAGAGGCGTTCACCAAACTGGAGCGCGTGTGGATCGGCGCGGGCGACACCTCGGTGTTCACGGGGCGGCTGGAGCCGATCCGCGACCGGGTCGTACCCGTGTCGGAGAAGGTCGCGATCAACGACTGGACCACCGCGATCCCGACACCGGGCCACACGCCCGGTCACACCGTCTACCACGTCAGGAGCGGCGCCGGCCACCTTCTCGCCTGGGGCGACACCGTTCACGTTCCCACGCTCCAGTTCGATCAGCCGAACGTGTCCTGGGAGCTCGACGGCAACCAGTCCCAGGCCCGCGCCGCGCGAGCAGCCCTCCTCGAACAACTGACCCAGCCACACCACTTCGTAGCCGGCGCCCACCTCGACTCACCCGGCATCGCCCGCGTGACCGCCTCCGGCGACGGTTATGCGCTGGAGTACCTTGCACCACCGATCGGCTGA
- a CDS encoding ATP-binding protein, with translation MADALPDHCPTQLSYELRLLTTELVTNAIRHGADPDEDELIELSFWTADGHYWLAVSDPSPTHPTLKRPAPDTETGRGLLLVESLSDAWGVKSRPTRGKSVIAGIRLSQN, from the coding sequence ATCGCCGACGCGCTCCCCGACCACTGCCCCACGCAACTCTCCTACGAGCTCCGCCTCCTCACCACCGAGCTCGTCACCAACGCCATCCGCCACGGCGCCGACCCCGACGAGGACGAGCTGATCGAGCTCTCCTTCTGGACCGCCGACGGCCACTACTGGCTCGCCGTCTCCGACCCCTCCCCCACCCACCCCACGCTCAAGCGCCCCGCCCCCGACACCGAAACCGGCCGCGGCCTCCTCCTCGTCGAATCCCTCAGCGACGCCTGGGGCGTCAAGTCCCGCCCCACCCGCGGCAAGTCCGTCATCGCCGGCATCCGCTTGAGCCAGAACTGA
- a CDS encoding helix-turn-helix domain-containing protein yields MVEQDGNTAGQQQGDDLAGAFGGNVRRHREEAGLTLEQLSTRSSVSRAMLSKVERGEKSPTIGVASRIAHALEVSLSDLIGAPAAATSGVAIVMRKNDRPVFRDPETGFERHIVSAAPGAGRAEMVVHYLPAQVSTGLLPAYPPGTEKQLVVLEGTLTVAVGGISETLNAGDSLFLRADADHGFANRTNAPCEYIMVISRST; encoded by the coding sequence GTGGTCGAGCAAGACGGAAACACCGCCGGACAGCAGCAAGGTGACGATCTGGCCGGCGCGTTCGGCGGTAACGTGCGGCGGCACCGCGAGGAGGCGGGTCTGACACTGGAGCAGCTGTCCACACGGTCGTCGGTCAGCCGGGCGATGCTGTCCAAGGTCGAACGCGGCGAGAAAAGCCCGACGATCGGCGTCGCGTCCAGGATCGCCCACGCGCTCGAGGTGTCGCTCTCGGACCTGATCGGCGCGCCGGCCGCTGCCACGTCCGGCGTGGCCATTGTCATGCGCAAGAACGATCGCCCCGTTTTCCGTGACCCGGAAACCGGCTTCGAGCGGCACATCGTGTCAGCGGCCCCGGGTGCGGGACGAGCCGAGATGGTCGTCCACTACCTTCCCGCGCAGGTCTCCACCGGGCTCCTGCCCGCGTATCCGCCAGGCACGGAGAAACAACTCGTGGTACTCGAAGGCACCCTCACCGTCGCGGTCGGCGGGATCAGCGAGACCCTGAACGCAGGCGACTCCCTGTTCCTCCGAGCCGACGCAGACCACGGCTTCGCCAACCGAACGAACGCTCCCTGCGAATACATCATGGTCATCTCGCGCAGCACCTGA
- a CDS encoding DinB family protein: MKPNDPKDDLHRYLKAAREAIIWKLDGLSEYDVRRPLTPTGTNLLGLVKHLASVELGYFGPTFGRPHNESLPWHEEDSEPNSDMWAPADESREDILSLYYRAWAHADATIEALPLDAMGHVAWWGDDGDVTLQRIMLHMTAETNRHAGHADIVRELIDGKVGMRETNSNMDGGDEAWYQEYWNRLEASAKEAQAKPS; the protein is encoded by the coding sequence ATGAAGCCCAATGATCCTAAAGACGACCTGCACCGCTACCTCAAGGCGGCCCGCGAAGCCATCATCTGGAAGCTGGACGGATTGTCCGAGTACGACGTCCGCCGCCCCCTGACGCCGACTGGCACCAACCTCCTCGGCCTCGTCAAGCACCTCGCCAGTGTCGAGCTCGGGTACTTCGGCCCGACTTTCGGCCGTCCGCACAACGAATCCCTCCCCTGGCACGAGGAGGACTCCGAGCCCAACTCGGACATGTGGGCACCCGCCGACGAGTCGCGCGAGGATATCCTCAGCCTCTACTACCGCGCCTGGGCGCACGCGGACGCGACGATCGAGGCGCTGCCGCTCGATGCGATGGGCCACGTCGCGTGGTGGGGCGACGACGGCGACGTGACGCTTCAGCGGATCATGCTGCACATGACGGCCGAGACGAACCGTCACGCCGGCCACGCCGACATCGTCCGCGAGCTGATCGACGGCAAGGTCGGCATGCGGGAGACCAACAGCAACATGGACGGCGGCGACGAGGCCTGGTACCAGGAGTACTGGAACAGGCTGGAGGCGTCCGCCAAGGAGGCCCAGGCCAAGCCGAGCTGA
- a CDS encoding RNA-guided endonuclease InsQ/TnpB family protein yields the protein MQLRYSFRLYPNGPQRSALARAFGCARVAYNDALRTREDARASGLPFVPPAVLSKALTEAKKTEARSWLGEVSAVVLQQSLRDLDAAYRNFFDGLKGKRPRMGAPRFKSRKDNRQAIRFTANARWSITPGGDLSLPKIGDVRVKWSRRLPSVPSTVTAVKDASGRYFCSFVVETDPADDLTRMPETDAVVGIDLGLTHFAVLSDGRKIDSPKFLRRAEKKLKRAQQALSRKAKGSKNRDKARIKVARAHARVADARREFHHQLSTELIRDNQAVAVEDLAVKGLARTRLAKSVHDAGWSAFVTMLEYKAARYGRAFHRVGRFEPTSQVCSNCSVQDGPKPLHIREWTCGACGAVLDRDINAAVNVAKAAGLAVTACGAQVRPEHVPARRVEAGTHRDGQTTMVGIPAP from the coding sequence GTGCAGCTTCGGTACTCCTTCCGCCTCTACCCGAACGGGCCTCAGCGTTCCGCACTGGCCCGAGCGTTCGGGTGCGCGCGGGTGGCGTACAACGATGCCTTGCGTACCCGCGAGGACGCGCGTGCGTCGGGGCTGCCGTTCGTCCCGCCCGCGGTGCTGTCGAAGGCCCTGACAGAGGCGAAGAAGACCGAGGCCCGTTCCTGGCTCGGTGAGGTATCGGCGGTGGTGCTGCAACAGTCGCTGCGGGACCTGGACGCCGCCTACCGGAACTTCTTCGACGGCCTCAAGGGCAAACGCCCGCGCATGGGCGCACCCCGGTTCAAGTCCCGCAAGGACAACCGGCAGGCCATCCGGTTCACCGCCAATGCCCGCTGGTCGATCACGCCGGGCGGTGACCTGTCGTTGCCGAAGATCGGCGACGTGCGGGTGAAGTGGTCCCGGCGACTGCCGTCGGTGCCGTCCACGGTGACCGCGGTCAAGGACGCCTCAGGGCGGTACTTCTGCTCGTTCGTGGTGGAGACCGACCCGGCTGACGACCTGACCCGGATGCCGGAGACGGACGCCGTGGTCGGCATCGACCTGGGGCTCACCCACTTCGCCGTCCTTTCGGACGGCCGGAAGATCGACAGCCCGAAGTTCCTGCGCCGCGCGGAGAAGAAGCTCAAGCGGGCGCAGCAGGCCCTGAGCCGCAAGGCGAAAGGGTCGAAGAACCGGGACAAGGCCCGTATCAAGGTCGCCCGCGCACACGCCCGGGTAGCCGATGCGCGGCGCGAGTTCCACCACCAGCTCTCCACCGAATTGATCCGCGATAACCAAGCGGTCGCCGTGGAAGACCTGGCGGTGAAGGGACTCGCCCGCACTCGTCTGGCCAAGTCCGTCCACGATGCCGGATGGTCGGCGTTCGTGACGATGCTGGAGTACAAGGCCGCCCGGTACGGGCGCGCCTTCCACCGCGTAGGCCGTTTCGAGCCGACCTCGCAGGTCTGCTCCAACTGCAGTGTCCAGGACGGCCCCAAGCCCCTCCACATCCGGGAGTGGACCTGTGGGGCATGCGGGGCCGTCCTCGACCGGGACATCAACGCGGCGGTCAACGTCGCCAAGGCCGCCGGACTGGCGGTGACAGCCTGTGGAGCGCAGGTAAGACCGGAACATGTTCCGGCACGGCGCGTTGAAGCAGGAACCCACCGAGACGGTCAGACGACCATGGTAGGAATCCCCGCCCCCTAG
- a CDS encoding GNAT family N-acetyltransferase has protein sequence MSISLPTPSLHTARLRLRAFEDADADDLFALHSNAYVLRYWDSPPWSERGRAEKFITACRQMAQEGTGARLAVDRVSDGAFIGWCSLSGWNPDYRSASLGYVFNEAAWGHGYATEVARALLRWAFDTLDLNRVQAEADTRNVASARVLEKLGFVREGTLREDCVVNGEVSDSWVYGLLRREWQPSSEPAPAH, from the coding sequence ATGAGCATCTCGCTGCCAACCCCCTCGTTGCACACCGCTCGTCTTCGACTGCGTGCCTTCGAAGACGCGGACGCGGACGACCTCTTCGCACTCCACAGCAACGCCTACGTGCTGCGCTACTGGGACTCGCCGCCGTGGAGCGAACGCGGGCGTGCCGAGAAGTTCATCACGGCCTGCCGGCAGATGGCACAGGAGGGCACCGGGGCACGGCTGGCCGTGGATCGTGTCTCCGACGGGGCGTTCATCGGCTGGTGCAGCCTGAGCGGGTGGAATCCGGACTACCGCAGCGCGTCGCTCGGCTACGTATTCAACGAGGCAGCGTGGGGCCACGGCTACGCGACCGAGGTCGCGCGCGCTCTGCTGCGGTGGGCATTCGACACGCTGGACCTCAACCGCGTCCAAGCCGAGGCCGATACACGCAACGTGGCATCCGCCCGCGTGCTGGAGAAGCTCGGCTTCGTGCGTGAAGGGACGCTGCGGGAGGACTGCGTCGTCAACGGCGAGGTCTCAGACTCGTGGGTCTACGGGCTGCTCAGGCGGGAGTGGCAGCCGTCGTCCGAGCCGGCTCCCGCCCACTGA
- a CDS encoding SDR family oxidoreductase — protein MEPVTLITGGSSGIGAATTRALIKQGHRVAITGRDADRLAAFAASTGAGERLLTISGDTSDESHVASAVRQVTSHWGRLDTVIANAGFSLPGTLEDHDPQAMRAMVLTNVLGPALLVRETLPHLRESKGRIVIVGSVAGIRNTPGNLYSVTKWAAHALVENVRLLVAKDGVGVTLVAPGVVDTPFWDERGGCPEAAPSLTPSRSPRRSSSLSTNPKAWTSAASSCGLPARSTERAATQWAGAGSDDGCHSRLSSP, from the coding sequence ATGGAACCTGTCACGTTGATCACCGGTGGTTCGAGTGGAATCGGTGCGGCCACGACCCGTGCTCTGATCAAGCAGGGTCACCGCGTGGCGATCACCGGCCGCGATGCTGATCGGCTGGCCGCTTTCGCTGCCTCCACCGGAGCGGGGGAGCGACTGCTGACCATCAGCGGTGACACCAGTGACGAGAGCCATGTCGCCTCGGCCGTTCGTCAAGTCACGAGCCACTGGGGCCGATTGGACACGGTGATCGCCAACGCCGGGTTCTCCCTGCCCGGCACCCTCGAGGACCACGACCCTCAGGCGATGCGTGCCATGGTCCTCACCAACGTCCTCGGCCCGGCTCTGCTGGTGCGGGAGACACTGCCGCACCTCAGGGAGTCCAAGGGCCGGATCGTGATCGTCGGTTCGGTCGCGGGCATCAGGAACACGCCCGGCAACCTGTACTCCGTCACCAAGTGGGCCGCGCACGCCCTGGTCGAGAACGTCCGGCTCCTGGTGGCCAAGGACGGCGTTGGCGTCACCCTCGTGGCCCCGGGGGTCGTGGACACCCCGTTCTGGGACGAGCGCGGTGGCTGCCCCGAGGCGGCACCGTCACTGACCCCGAGCAGGTCGCCGAGACGATCCTCTTCGCTGTCAACCAACCCGAAGGCGTGGACATCAGCAGCCTCGTCGTGCGGCCTGCCGGCCAGGTCAACTGAGCGAGCGGCAACTCAGTGGGCGGGAGCCGGCTCGGACGACGGCTGCCACTCCCGCCTGAGCAGCCCGTAG